The Rosa rugosa chromosome 1, drRosRugo1.1, whole genome shotgun sequence genomic sequence AGATAaggtgtcttttttcttcttttttcttttcaaatcttTGATACTGCGATGAATTAATATCTCAAAGCaataataaaacattaaagCCTGTATCACGTACCCTATTGTATAGTGGCAAGGTCCTTGATATGAGATTATTATTGATTGTCTACTGGCAATGCATTTTATTCTGTTAGGATTACTAACAGTGGCGTAGCCAGAAATCTTAGTTAGGAGGGTCAGaatttaaataataatattaaacaAACATAAACTTCAtcaaataatataaaattataaatcattATAATACTTAAAAATATTAAGCCTCTCTAAAACAATTACAATTGTCCACGACGATTGCTCATATTTTGAAATCTTTTCATGATGGTTTCATTATCAATACCATCAAATATTTCTTTCTCGATATATGTAATCATGCTGCTATTCATCCACATGTCTCCCATTCGGTTTCGCAAATCACTTTTTATGATCTTCATGGCAGAAAATGCTCTTTCTACAGTGGCAGTTGCAACTGGAAGAATTAGCGTCAATGTTATGAGCAAGTAAACTAATGGATAAACCTTGTCCTTCTGTGTCTCAACCATTTTTTCTCCAAGGTCACTAATTCCTTTCAATTGTGTAAACACACTACTGCTTCGCATATCAGATATATAAGTGTCCAATTCATCTTCAAGAGCCAAGAGAGATACTGCAGAAAAATCTTTAGGATAAAACTGAGCAAGCCGAATCAATTTTTCTTTGCTAAAAGCTGAGAATGAATTAGATGGATTAAGACATGCCATACAGAGAAGTAGCTCGGTAGTAGTCTCTGTAAAATGATCATTTAGCTCTTGAAGTTGCATATCTATGACTGCACAAAATAATTCAACTCGATACCTATGCAGATTAGTGACCTTTGGAGCTCTACGCCGTGATTTTCCTGGAATAAAAGGAACATCATCCATGTTAGGAACATCAATCTCCTGTTTTTCACAAAATGAAACAACTTGACTAAGAAGAGAATCCCATCCATTGTCTCTCATATTTTGCAATTGCTCCTTACACACTTTAACTAAGTTCATTGCATTCACAATATCTTGGTCTCTTCTTTGCAATGCCTGTGATAATTGATTTGTAGTCCCCAACAAAACCTTCATCAAATGCAGACTAAATACAAAGTCGAATGATTCCAATGAGTCTAATAATCTGCTTGCATCTTGTTTCTGATCTGTAGATGATCCATcctcttttatttcttcaaGCAATTCAACTAAAGATGGAAATAAGTTGATGATACTAATCAAAGTACCATAATGTGAGCTCCATCTTGTATCACCAGCTCGCTTTAGGGTGGTTTCCTGATCCAAGCCCCTCCCACTTAAAATAGAACCAATATTAAGTTCTTCGATAATCTTGGCAACTTGTTTCTCTCGAAGAGAATCACGACGTTTACATGAGCTTCCAGCAACATTCACCAGATTACCAACAAACATGAAGAGATTAGAGATTAAGATATGATTTTTTGCTACAGCCACAATAGCCAGCTGAAGCTGGTGAGCAAAGCAATGAACATAAAAAGCTGACCCATTCTCCTTTAAAATAAGTGCTTTTAGACCATTGAATTCTCCTCTCATATTACTAGCTCCATCATAACCTTGACCACGGAGGCTAGATATGCTTAATCCATTCTCTGAAAAGAATTGATCAATGGCTGTCTTCAGTGATGCAGAAGTAGTATCAGTGACATGTTTAACACCGACAAAACGCTCAATTACTTGTCCTTTGCTCACATATCGCAATACAATTGCCATTTGCTCTTTTCCTGATACATCACGAGACTCGTCAACAAGAATAGAGAATAATGCGTCACCAATGTCACTAATTATGACATTGAGAGTTTCAGTTGCAGCAGCCTTGACAATATCATGTTGAATATCAGGTGATGTTAATTGATGATTTCTTGGAGCATTTTTCAAGACAACCTTTTTTATATCATCAACTTTATCAGAATGCCACTTCAAAAGCTCTCTAAAATTTCCTTGGTTATTTGAATAATCAGATTCATCATGACCACGAAATGGCAATCCTTGTCGTAGTAGAAAACGAGCACAATCAACTGATGCATTCAAACGAGTGCGATAGTTAATCCGATCTTGTTGTGTTTGGTTCACCAAAACTGTATCAAAATGCTGTCTTTGATTTAATAAAACTTCACACATTCTTCTAGCATTGTTGTGAGCGCTATTGATCCCTCCAACATGATCTTGAAGCTTGTCTTTTTTCTTCCAATTATTAAACCCCGTACCAACAAATACATCACCACCTGCTTGGTCTCCAATATTTGGTTTAAAAAGATAACAATGCAAACAATATGCAGCATCCTTTTCTATACTATACTCCAACCAACTAGGATGATCCTTAAACCAATTGACGTTAAACCTTCGCTTAACACCACTAAATTCTGTTTGAGGAAAATTATAGTTTTTTGGTTGACAAGGACCTTGCAGTAAATAATGTCTTCGCACTCGATCTCGAACATTAGGATGGTACTCTAAAATCGGAGTTCGAAGTCCAGGATCTCCAGGAAGATCTTCTATATTAATCTCATTGACAGAATATTTTGAAGTACCAATATCTTCAGATGCATTATTTGTCCGATGGGATTGAGGGGGTGCCAACTGATTTGTCAAGTTCAATTCTTCAGAATGATGTTCTGAAGTACCATCATTGGATGTGTTTCTTATTTGAGGAGCTTCAGGTGGTGTCAACTGTTCGGTTGCTTTTCTCTTATGATACCTCTCTAAAAAGGCTTTCATATTCCAAATTTTCAATTATGGAGACTTCGCTTGCCGTTCGTAGGGAGAAAATTGAGGGAGACAAAAGACGAGATTATGAAAGGAAACAACTTGAGAGCATGACCacgagacaaaaaaaaaactatacaaGGCCAAATATATATAGACATATGTTGGAGAAAACAATAATTGAATaggaaaatatattaaaatatatgtAGAATGTGGGAGATAGAACTCTGTCCAAATTGGGACAGTAATGGGAGAAACCAATCAAGAAGGGATTAGGAATTTAGAAAGATGTATTAAAAAAATAGGAGAACGTGGGTGACTAGGAGTAGGAGAACTGTGTCCAAGGTTTTTTCGGTAGGGAAACTGTGTCCAAGACTCCAAGTTGATGTAATAtttaaacaaattttttttttccttgtcagAAGGGTCAATCAATTGATTaaaatatgatatatatatgtatatgtgatAATGATCGACCAATCATGTCTTAGTTTGGaaaattgagaagggtcaattgacccttctagCCCTACTGTAGCTACGCCCCTGATTACTAATGATTGTGTGGTGACAATGTTTTCGTATTAATTACTAGGTGCACTAGGATTTTTGCTTGATATTACTGTAGAAGCACTCATAATGAAATGATCTTTCCTCCTGCACTCACTTTCTCTCTTCTTAATATTAATTACTCCTTTACACCGACACCCACATCCCAGCGAACTCCTCCCTCACCTCATCTATTAGAGCATCAGCAGTGGGGACTCATTTTTTGGACTCAAGTTTGGGTCCAAATAAGCTGGAATAGTGATTTGAGTCCATCTGAATAGTGTACAAAAAGACTTACTTTTATTGGGTGCTACAGTGGTGCAGGACTTATTTTTGGACCTATATTTTGGACTCATATTTTTagactcaaatttgggtccaaaacaCAAATCCTTCCACTGTGGAACACATTCATATTTGAGTCTtctattttatgtttgttttaatatatgtgtgtatatatatatacatatcttaAATTAAGATAAAAAAATGTCACACAAATTAGTATAAATAAAAGTTAATCATCAAAcattaaacataaaattcattaaaattcaaaataaaaaaatttcaagacAAAGCCGTTGAAAAACAGCAATTTTAtcaattttgacaaaaattttacgtttctaaaaaaaaaaaaaagtattaaaaCAAATTTTTAATCAATTAATTTCTGACCGTCAGATTGAATTAATAATTCAATCATGACCATCAGTTTCAAA encodes the following:
- the LOC133728737 gene encoding uncharacterized protein LOC133728737; translated protein: MKAFLERYHKRKATEQLTPPEAPQIRNTSNDGTSEHHSEELNLTNQLAPPQSHRTNNASEDIGTSKYSVNEINIEDLPGDPGLRTPILEYHPNVRDRVRRHYLLQGPCQPKNYNFPQTEFSGVKRRFNVNWFKDHPSWLEYSIEKDAAYCLHCYLFKPNIGDQAGGDVFVGTGFNNWKKKDKLQDHVGGINSAHNNARRMCEVLLNQRQHFDTVLVNQTQQDRINYRTRLNASVDCARFLLRQGLPFRGHDESDYSNNQGNFRELLKWHSDKVDDIKKVVLKNAPRNHQLTSPDIQHDIVKAAATETLNVIISDIGDALFSILVDESRDVSGKEQMAIVLRYVSKGQVIERFVGVKHVTDTTSASLKTAIDQFFSENGLSISSLRGQGYDGASNMRGEFNGLKALILKENGSAFYVHCFAHQLQLAIVAVAKNHILISNLFMFVGNLVNVAGSSCKRRDSLREKQVAKIIEELNIGSILSGRGLDQETTLKRAGDTRWSSHYGTLISIINLFPSLVELLEEIKEDGSSTDQKQDASRLLDSLESFDFVFSLHLMKVLLGTTNQLSQALQRRDQDIVNAMNLVKVCKEQLQNMRDNGWDSLLSQVVSFCEKQEIDVPNMDDVPFIPGKSRRRAPKVTNLHRYRVELFCAVIDMQLQELNDHFTETTTELLLCMACLNPSNSFSAFSKEKLIRLAQFYPKDFSAVSLLALEDELDTYISDMRSSSVFTQLKGISDLGEKMVETQKDKVYPLVYLLITLTLILPVATATVERAFSAMKIIKSDLRNRMGDMWMNSSMITYIEKEIFDGIDNETIMKRFQNMSNRRGQL